One window of Burkholderia vietnamiensis LMG 10929 genomic DNA carries:
- a CDS encoding Rieske (2Fe-2S) protein produces MSAAPAAVRVCASDALADGGTGVRVDATLRGEQAVVFFVRYEGRAYGYLNRCAHVPMELDWAEGQFFESSGLYLMCATHGAIYAPDTGKCVGGPCRGARLRPVEVDERDTPDGRAVFWVPDADLVPAAPPSATTD; encoded by the coding sequence ATGAGTGCGGCGCCGGCCGCCGTGCGCGTCTGCGCATCGGACGCGCTCGCCGACGGCGGCACCGGCGTGCGCGTCGACGCGACGCTGCGCGGCGAGCAGGCGGTCGTGTTCTTCGTCCGCTACGAGGGCCGTGCCTACGGTTACCTGAACCGCTGCGCGCACGTGCCGATGGAGCTCGACTGGGCCGAAGGGCAGTTCTTCGAATCGTCCGGGCTCTATCTGATGTGCGCGACGCACGGCGCCATTTATGCGCCCGATACGGGCAAGTGCGTGGGCGGCCCGTGCCGCGGCGCTCGGCTGCGGCCGGTCGAGGTCGACGAGCGCGACACGCCCGACGGGCGCGCGGTTTTCTGGGTGCCGGATGCCGACCTGGTGCCCGCTGCGCCGCCTTCCGCCACGACCGACTGA
- a CDS encoding HAD-IA family hydrolase — protein sequence MARQQFDLIVFDWDGTLMDSTAHIAYSIQAACRDLGLPAPSDEASRYVIGLGLRDALQIAAPSLDPSDYPRLAERYRYHYLLDDQRIELFAGVRELLAELRDVGYLLAVATGKGRVGLNRVLDQSKLTSLFDATRCADETFSKPHPAMLHELSRELGQDLARTVMIGDTTHDLQMAASAGAAGVGVSYGAHTADALAALAPRFVAPDVVALAAWLREHA from the coding sequence ATGGCCCGACAGCAATTTGATCTGATCGTCTTCGACTGGGACGGCACGCTGATGGATTCGACTGCGCACATCGCGTACAGCATCCAGGCCGCGTGCCGCGATCTCGGCCTGCCCGCGCCGTCCGACGAAGCGTCCCGCTACGTGATCGGCCTCGGCCTGCGCGATGCGCTGCAGATCGCCGCGCCGAGCCTCGATCCGTCCGACTATCCGCGGCTCGCCGAACGCTACCGCTATCACTACCTGCTGGACGACCAGCGCATCGAGCTGTTTGCCGGCGTGCGCGAACTGCTCGCGGAATTGCGCGACGTGGGCTACCTGCTCGCGGTCGCGACCGGCAAGGGGCGGGTGGGCCTGAACCGCGTGCTCGACCAGTCGAAGCTGACGAGCCTGTTCGACGCGACCCGCTGCGCGGACGAAACGTTCTCGAAGCCGCACCCGGCGATGCTGCACGAACTGTCCCGCGAACTGGGGCAGGATCTGGCGCGCACCGTGATGATCGGCGACACGACGCACGACCTGCAGATGGCGGCAAGTGCCGGGGCGGCCGGCGTCGGCGTGTCGTACGGTGCGCATACGGCCGACGCGCTGGCCGCGCTGGCGCCGCGCTTCGTCGCGCCGGACGTCGTCGCGCTCGCGGCGTGGCTGCGGGAGCACGCATGA
- a CDS encoding RluA family pseudouridine synthase → MNELGKISQNSVASGQVSMIEIDENSAGQRIDNFLLRVCKGVPKSHVYRILRSGEVRVNKGRVDAQYRLALGDLVRVPPVRVAAADLARAETPIVPPAQFDVLYEDDAMLVINKPAGVAVHGGSGVAFGVIEQMRQARPRAKFLELVHRLDRETSGILMLAKKRTALVGLHEQIRENRMDKRYFACGHGQWQPDWGRRRVVKAPLFKYSTAEGERRVRVQDDGLPSHTVFNLIERWPDYALVEAELKTGRTHQIRVHLAHLGLPIAGDAKYGDFALNKALARANAQPSLKRMFLHAYRLKLAHPLSGEPLQFDAPLPDECRRFLDQLSALRDTA, encoded by the coding sequence ATGAATGAGTTAGGCAAAATATCCCAGAATTCGGTCGCAAGCGGTCAGGTATCGATGATCGAGATCGACGAAAACTCGGCCGGTCAGCGGATCGACAACTTCCTGTTGCGCGTCTGTAAGGGCGTGCCCAAGAGCCATGTCTACCGGATCCTGCGCAGCGGCGAAGTGCGCGTGAACAAGGGCCGGGTCGACGCCCAGTACCGGCTCGCGCTCGGCGATCTCGTGCGCGTGCCGCCCGTGCGGGTGGCGGCGGCCGATCTGGCCCGCGCCGAAACGCCGATCGTCCCGCCCGCGCAGTTCGACGTGCTGTACGAGGACGACGCGATGCTCGTCATCAACAAGCCGGCCGGCGTCGCCGTGCACGGCGGCAGCGGCGTCGCGTTCGGCGTGATCGAACAGATGCGGCAGGCGCGCCCGCGCGCGAAGTTCCTCGAACTGGTGCACCGGCTCGATCGCGAGACGTCCGGGATCCTGATGCTCGCGAAGAAGCGCACGGCGCTGGTGGGGCTGCACGAGCAGATCCGCGAAAACCGGATGGACAAGCGCTATTTCGCCTGCGGACACGGCCAGTGGCAGCCCGACTGGGGGCGTCGCCGGGTGGTGAAGGCGCCGCTCTTCAAGTATTCGACCGCGGAAGGCGAGCGGCGCGTGCGCGTGCAGGACGACGGCCTGCCGTCGCACACGGTGTTCAACCTGATCGAGCGCTGGCCCGACTACGCGCTCGTCGAAGCGGAACTCAAAACGGGTCGGACCCATCAGATCCGTGTGCATCTCGCGCATCTCGGCTTGCCCATCGCGGGCGACGCCAAGTATGGCGATTTCGCCCTGAACAAGGCGCTGGCGCGCGCGAACGCGCAGCCGTCGCTCAAACGGATGTTCCTGCACGCGTACCGCCTGAAGCTCGCACATCCGCTGAGCGGCGAGCCGCTGCAGTTCGATGCGCCGCTGCCGGACGAATGCCGGCGCTTTCTCGATCAACTCAGCGCTCTGCGCGATACCGCGTGA
- a CDS encoding Rne/Rng family ribonuclease, with amino-acid sequence MKRMLFNATQQEELRVAIVDGQKLIDIDIETAGREQRKGNIYKGVVTRIEPSLEACFVNYGEDRHGFLPFKEVARQYFKEGIDMRSARIQDALREGQELIVQVEKEERGNKGAALTTFISLAGRYLVLMPNNPRGGGVSRRIEGDERQELRETMAQLQIPDGMSMIARTAGIGRSAEELQWDLNYLLQLWRAIEAASQSGNSGQPMLIYLESSLVIRAIRDYFQPDIGEILIDTTEIYDQARAFMDIVMPDNVSKVKRYHDDVPLFSRFQIEHQIETAYSRTVPLPSGGAIVIDHTEALVAIDVNSARATKGADIEETATRTNLEAADEVARQLRLRDLGGLIVIDFIDMESAKSQREVEQRLKDALKHDRARVQMGKISRFGLMELSRQRLRPALSEGSHVTCPRCNGTGHIRDTESSALQVLRIIQEEAMKENTAAIHCQVPVEVTAFLLNEKRQEINKIESRFKVGIVLIPNKHLDTPHYKLERLRHDDARLDDPRASWKMAEEAARELESETGYSKRTADVKPKQEAAVKGITPERPAPSPAAPRPAEPVAAAPAPAPAPVAPASGGFIGWLKGLFGMAPAAAPAPAPVAPAPVSEPAARPARERTEKSEQRGGDRNRNRRGGPQAQGGRDQAAAGRGPRLEREGKEAREPREPREGREPREAREPREGREPRENREGREGREGREGRGPREGREPRENREAREAREPREPRERAEQLEAGDAAGRGERQERGERRERGERGERGERRKPTQHAATLETVNRGENHPDEEADQAAAVALPGADAAADAEASGEERRRRRRGRRGGRREREEEGAVAEHGVGDEAAVQEVATESSAAAPAHTAAATAPAAVAAVAAAGAVVAETAVEQHAEAAAPAAVEPQPAPVRVEATPVAPLEPAVAAPAAATASVAPAAAVEAGPAPVAVSPTDAFEVPAEPAAVEAPQSAPVEQAAPAAIAPAPVVAVEAAPAPAEPARVEAAPVEAARVEAAPVEAVAAPAPATPAPAAAAPVSAGLEVVLEQAGLVWVNTDADKFRAAQEAASRLPRPARVPRERKPLPPADSTPMQQVETSQR; translated from the coding sequence ATGAAACGCATGCTGTTCAATGCGACGCAGCAGGAGGAGCTGCGCGTCGCCATCGTCGATGGGCAAAAGCTCATCGACATCGACATCGAGACAGCCGGGCGCGAACAGCGCAAAGGCAATATCTACAAAGGTGTCGTCACCCGTATCGAGCCGTCGCTCGAAGCGTGCTTCGTCAACTACGGCGAAGACCGCCACGGCTTCCTGCCGTTCAAGGAAGTCGCCCGCCAGTACTTCAAGGAAGGCATCGACATGCGCTCCGCGCGCATCCAGGATGCGCTGCGCGAGGGCCAGGAGCTGATCGTCCAGGTCGAGAAGGAGGAGCGCGGCAACAAGGGCGCGGCGCTCACGACCTTCATCTCGCTCGCCGGCCGCTACCTGGTGCTGATGCCGAACAACCCGCGCGGCGGCGGCGTGTCGCGCCGGATCGAAGGCGACGAGCGTCAGGAACTGCGCGAAACCATGGCGCAGCTGCAGATTCCGGACGGCATGAGCATGATCGCCCGTACCGCGGGCATCGGCCGCAGCGCCGAGGAACTGCAATGGGACCTGAACTACCTGCTGCAGCTGTGGCGCGCGATCGAAGCGGCGTCGCAAAGCGGTAACTCGGGTCAGCCGATGCTGATCTATCTGGAATCGAGCCTCGTGATCCGCGCGATCCGCGACTATTTCCAGCCCGATATCGGCGAAATCCTGATCGACACGACCGAGATCTACGATCAGGCCCGTGCGTTCATGGACATCGTGATGCCGGACAACGTGTCGAAGGTGAAGCGCTACCACGACGACGTGCCGCTGTTCTCGCGCTTCCAGATCGAGCACCAGATCGAAACGGCCTACTCGCGCACGGTGCCGCTGCCGTCGGGCGGCGCGATCGTGATCGACCACACCGAGGCGCTCGTCGCGATCGACGTGAACTCGGCGCGCGCCACCAAGGGCGCCGACATCGAGGAAACGGCGACGCGCACGAACCTGGAAGCCGCCGACGAAGTGGCCCGCCAGCTGCGCCTGCGCGACCTCGGTGGCCTGATCGTGATCGACTTCATCGACATGGAGTCGGCCAAGAGCCAGCGCGAAGTCGAGCAGCGCCTGAAAGACGCGCTCAAGCACGACCGTGCGCGCGTGCAGATGGGCAAGATCTCCCGCTTCGGCCTGATGGAGCTGTCGCGTCAGCGCCTGCGTCCGGCGCTGTCGGAAGGCAGCCACGTGACGTGCCCGCGTTGCAACGGCACGGGCCACATCCGCGACACCGAATCGTCCGCGCTGCAGGTGCTGCGGATCATTCAGGAAGAAGCGATGAAGGAAAACACCGCGGCGATCCACTGCCAGGTGCCGGTCGAAGTGACCGCCTTCCTGCTCAACGAAAAGCGTCAGGAAATCAACAAGATCGAGTCGCGCTTCAAGGTCGGCATCGTGCTGATCCCGAACAAGCACCTCGATACGCCGCACTACAAGCTCGAACGCCTGCGTCACGACGACGCGCGCCTCGACGACCCGCGTGCGTCGTGGAAGATGGCCGAGGAAGCGGCGCGCGAGCTGGAGTCGGAAACCGGCTACAGCAAGCGCACGGCCGACGTGAAGCCGAAGCAGGAAGCGGCGGTCAAGGGCATCACGCCCGAACGTCCGGCGCCGAGCCCTGCAGCGCCGCGCCCGGCCGAGCCGGTCGCGGCCGCACCGGCGCCCGCCCCGGCTCCGGTCGCGCCGGCGAGCGGCGGCTTCATCGGCTGGCTGAAGGGCCTGTTCGGCATGGCGCCGGCGGCCGCACCGGCGCCCGCGCCGGTCGCACCGGCCCCGGTCAGCGAACCGGCTGCCCGTCCGGCCCGCGAGCGCACCGAGAAGTCGGAGCAGCGCGGCGGCGATCGCAACCGTAACCGTCGTGGCGGCCCGCAGGCTCAGGGCGGACGCGACCAGGCAGCGGCAGGCCGCGGCCCGCGCCTCGAGCGCGAAGGCAAGGAAGCGCGCGAGCCGCGTGAACCGCGCGAAGGTCGTGAACCGCGCGAGGCTCGCGAGCCGCGTGAAGGCCGCGAACCGCGCGAGAACCGCGAAGGTCGTGAGGGCCGCGAAGGTCGCGAAGGCCGAGGCCCGCGCGAAGGTCGCGAGCCGCGTGAAAACCGCGAGGCACGCGAGGCCCGCGAGCCCCGTGAACCGCGCGAGCGCGCCGAGCAGCTGGAAGCCGGCGACGCAGCCGGGCGCGGCGAGCGCCAGGAACGCGGCGAACGTCGCGAGCGTGGTGAACGCGGCGAGCGCGGTGAGCGCCGTAAGCCGACCCAACACGCGGCGACGCTCGAGACGGTCAACCGTGGCGAGAACCATCCGGACGAGGAAGCCGACCAGGCCGCCGCAGTTGCGCTGCCCGGCGCAGATGCCGCAGCCGACGCGGAAGCCAGTGGCGAGGAACGTCGTCGCCGCCGCCGCGGCCGCCGTGGCGGTCGTCGCGAGCGCGAGGAAGAAGGCGCAGTCGCTGAGCACGGCGTCGGCGATGAAGCCGCCGTGCAGGAAGTAGCGACCGAGTCGAGCGCAGCAGCACCGGCTCATACGGCCGCAGCGACTGCACCGGCCGCCGTGGCTGCCGTCGCGGCAGCAGGCGCCGTCGTGGCCGAAACCGCGGTCGAGCAGCACGCAGAAGCGGCCGCACCGGCCGCAGTCGAGCCGCAACCGGCACCGGTACGCGTCGAAGCGACGCCGGTCGCGCCGCTGGAGCCGGCCGTCGCCGCTCCGGCAGCCGCAACGGCATCGGTCGCCCCGGCCGCCGCTGTGGAAGCAGGCCCGGCGCCGGTCGCGGTTTCGCCGACCGACGCATTCGAAGTGCCGGCCGAGCCGGCTGCCGTCGAAGCGCCGCAGTCCGCGCCCGTCGAGCAAGCCGCGCCGGCAGCAATCGCCCCGGCACCGGTCGTCGCAGTCGAAGCCGCACCGGCCCCGGCCGAACCGGCTCGCGTCGAAGCGGCACCGGTCGAAGCTGCTCGTGTCGAAGCTGCCCCGGTCGAAGCCGTTGCAGCGCCGGCACCCGCGACGCCGGCTCCTGCGGCTGCTGCGCCCGTTTCGGCCGGCCTCGAGGTCGTACTGGAACAGGCCGGTCTGGTGTGGGTGAACACCGACGCCGACAAGTTCCGCGCCGCCCAGGAAGCCGCATCGCGCCTGCCGCGCCCGGCCCGCGTGCCGCGGGAACGCAAGCCGCTGCCGCCGGCCGATTCGACCCCGATGCAGCAGGTCGAGACGTCGCAGCGTTAA
- the moaA gene encoding GTP 3',8-cyclase MoaA, whose amino-acid sequence MSRRIIPLADVSAMPDISGVAHMPDGALTDRFARPLRDLRISVTDRCNFRCVYCMPRDVFDKDYPFLPHSALLTHEEIERVARLFVAHGVEKIRITGGEPLLRKNLEFLIERLARLTTHDGRPLDVTLTTNGSLLARKARALKDAGLTRVTVSLDALDDALFKRMNDADFASADVLDGIFAAQAVGLAPVKVNMVVKRGTNDTEIVPMAERFRGTGVILRFIEYMDVGTSNGWNMTEVLPSAEVVARIAEHFPLVPLEPHTAAETAQRWGYADGRGEIGVISSVTQAFCGDCTRARLSTEGKLYLCLFASSGHDLRALVRGGASDAEIATAIARIWQARTDRYSQLRGSAAGSAAPDSAGKRVEMSYIGG is encoded by the coding sequence ATGTCCCGACGCATCATTCCCCTCGCCGACGTCAGCGCGATGCCCGATATCTCCGGCGTCGCGCACATGCCCGACGGCGCGCTGACCGACAGGTTCGCCAGGCCGCTGCGCGACCTGCGCATCTCGGTGACGGACCGCTGCAACTTCCGGTGCGTCTACTGCATGCCGCGCGACGTGTTCGACAAGGACTACCCGTTCCTGCCGCACAGCGCGCTGCTCACGCACGAAGAGATCGAGCGCGTGGCGCGGCTGTTCGTCGCACACGGCGTCGAGAAGATCCGGATCACCGGCGGCGAGCCGCTGCTGCGCAAGAACCTCGAATTCCTGATCGAACGCCTCGCGCGCCTCACCACGCACGACGGCCGCCCGCTCGACGTCACGCTGACCACCAACGGCTCGCTGCTCGCGCGCAAGGCGCGCGCGCTGAAGGATGCCGGCCTCACGCGCGTGACGGTCAGCCTCGACGCGCTCGACGACGCGCTGTTCAAGCGCATGAACGACGCCGACTTCGCCAGCGCCGACGTGCTCGACGGCATCTTCGCCGCCCAGGCCGTGGGCCTCGCGCCGGTCAAGGTCAACATGGTCGTGAAGCGCGGCACCAACGACACGGAGATCGTGCCGATGGCCGAGCGTTTTCGCGGCACCGGCGTGATCCTGCGCTTCATCGAATACATGGACGTCGGCACGTCGAACGGCTGGAACATGACCGAAGTGCTGCCGTCGGCGGAGGTGGTCGCGCGCATCGCCGAGCACTTTCCGCTCGTGCCGCTCGAGCCTCACACGGCCGCCGAGACGGCGCAGCGCTGGGGCTATGCGGACGGCCGCGGCGAGATCGGCGTGATCTCCAGCGTCACGCAGGCCTTCTGCGGCGACTGCACGCGCGCGCGGCTGTCGACCGAAGGCAAGCTGTACCTGTGCCTGTTCGCATCGAGCGGCCACGACCTGCGCGCGCTGGTGCGCGGCGGCGCGAGCGACGCGGAGATCGCGACTGCGATCGCCCGCATCTGGCAGGCCCGCACCGACCGCTATTCGCAGCTGCGCGGCAGCGCCGCCGGCAGCGCCGCGCCCGACAGCGCGGGCAAGCGCGTCGAAATGTCGTACATCGGCGGCTGA
- the mobA gene encoding molybdenum cofactor guanylyltransferase MobA has translation MPASVTPSITGLLLAGGRATRMDGADKGLQLLDGTPLALHVLRRLAGQVDEMVISANRNAARYAELGAPFGARVVPDETPDFAGPLAGLLAGMRAARAPLVVCAPCDTPYLPTDLVARLHAAFDAHRADIAMAVTVDAQHARSPQPTFALLRTSLADDLAAALAAGERKVRAWYARHKTVEVEFRDERAFYNANSWQELAALARR, from the coding sequence ATGCCCGCTTCCGTCACGCCTTCGATCACCGGCCTGCTGCTCGCCGGCGGACGCGCGACGCGCATGGACGGGGCCGACAAGGGCCTCCAGCTGCTCGACGGCACGCCGCTCGCCTTGCACGTGCTGCGCCGGCTCGCCGGCCAGGTCGACGAGATGGTGATCAGCGCGAATCGCAACGCCGCTCGCTATGCCGAACTCGGCGCGCCGTTCGGAGCGCGCGTCGTGCCGGACGAAACCCCGGACTTCGCGGGCCCGCTCGCCGGGCTGCTCGCCGGCATGCGCGCGGCGCGCGCGCCGCTCGTCGTCTGTGCGCCATGCGATACGCCCTACCTGCCGACCGACCTCGTCGCGCGACTGCACGCAGCCTTCGACGCGCATCGGGCCGACATCGCGATGGCCGTGACCGTCGACGCCCAGCACGCGCGCTCGCCGCAGCCGACCTTCGCGCTGCTGCGCACGTCGCTCGCCGACGACCTCGCCGCCGCGCTCGCAGCCGGCGAGCGCAAGGTGCGTGCGTGGTACGCACGCCACAAGACGGTCGAAGTCGAGTTTCGCGACGAGCGTGCGTTTTACAATGCCAACTCCTGGCAGGAACTCGCCGCGCTGGCCCGCCGCTGA
- the glp gene encoding gephyrin-like molybdotransferase Glp gives MITQPSSASPPAPASAAPLSLADAQALACRFAVPVDACDIVSLHDALDRVLAADVNAPFDIPAYDNSAMDGYAFDGGASMAAASAASAEIALTVAGTALAGHPFDGVVAPGACIRIMTGAPMPAGCDTVIPQERVRVAGDVVRFAAHDVARGANCRKAGEDLARGACALAAGRILRPSDLGLLASFGLREVTVRRRVRVAVFSTGDELREPGQPRADGTLYDSNRAMLVAMLERLHLDALDLGIVRDDPAALERALRDAVAAGADAVITSGGVSVGEADFTRDVMTRLGDVTFASLALRPGRPLACGTLARAAGDAGHTLFFGLPGNPVASAVTFYAIVRPALLALAGAQTPPPAMYAAFSTQRLNKRPGRTEYLRAIATRAADGRWHVAPAGSQSSASLSGLAAANCFIVLGHDCAAVDAGAPVDILPLDGLI, from the coding sequence ATGATCACGCAACCCTCGTCCGCCTCCCCACCCGCACCCGCTTCCGCTGCTCCGCTGTCGCTCGCCGATGCGCAGGCGCTCGCGTGCCGCTTCGCGGTGCCGGTCGACGCGTGCGACATCGTGTCGCTACACGATGCGCTCGACCGCGTGCTCGCGGCCGACGTGAACGCGCCGTTCGACATTCCCGCTTACGACAATTCCGCGATGGACGGCTATGCGTTCGACGGCGGCGCGAGCATGGCCGCCGCATCGGCCGCATCGGCCGAGATCGCGCTGACGGTCGCCGGCACGGCGCTCGCCGGCCATCCGTTCGACGGCGTCGTCGCACCCGGCGCCTGCATCCGCATCATGACCGGCGCGCCGATGCCGGCCGGCTGCGACACCGTCATTCCGCAGGAACGCGTGCGCGTGGCGGGCGACGTCGTCCGCTTCGCCGCGCACGACGTCGCGCGCGGCGCGAATTGCCGCAAGGCCGGCGAGGATCTCGCGCGCGGCGCATGCGCGCTGGCCGCCGGCCGCATCCTGCGTCCGTCCGATCTCGGCCTGCTCGCGTCGTTCGGGCTGCGCGAGGTCACGGTGCGCCGCCGCGTGCGGGTCGCCGTGTTCTCGACCGGCGACGAGCTGCGCGAACCGGGCCAGCCGCGCGCGGACGGCACGCTGTACGACAGCAACCGCGCCATGCTGGTCGCGATGCTCGAACGGCTGCACCTCGACGCGCTCGATCTCGGCATCGTTCGCGACGATCCGGCGGCGCTCGAACGCGCGCTGCGCGATGCGGTCGCCGCAGGCGCCGACGCGGTGATCACGTCGGGCGGCGTATCGGTCGGCGAAGCGGACTTCACGCGGGACGTGATGACGCGGCTCGGCGACGTGACGTTCGCGAGCCTCGCACTGCGGCCCGGCCGGCCGCTCGCGTGCGGCACGCTCGCACGCGCCGCCGGCGATGCCGGCCATACGCTGTTCTTCGGGCTGCCCGGCAACCCGGTCGCGTCCGCCGTGACGTTCTACGCGATCGTGCGCCCGGCGCTGCTCGCGCTGGCCGGCGCGCAGACACCGCCGCCGGCGATGTACGCCGCATTCAGCACGCAGCGGCTGAACAAGCGGCCGGGCCGCACCGAATACCTGCGCGCCATCGCGACGCGTGCGGCCGACGGCCGCTGGCACGTCGCACCGGCCGGCTCGCAAAGCTCCGCATCGCTGAGCGGCCTCGCGGCCGCGAACTGTTTCATCGTCCTGGGCCACGACTGCGCGGCGGTCGACGCGGGCGCCCCGGTCGACATCCTGCCGCTCGACGGCCTGATCTGA
- a CDS encoding GNAT family N-acetyltransferase, translating to MSGAAAIRPAEARDVGAIVALMRELAEFEKLTHLFVATEADLADALFGERPAAEALVAELDGAIVAYALFFHNYSTFVGRRGLYLEDLYVQPAQRGTGLGTALLRHLAALAVERRCARFEWSVLDWNRPAIDFYEKMGATVLPDWRIVRMTGDALHALAAR from the coding sequence GTGAGCGGCGCAGCGGCGATCCGCCCGGCAGAAGCGCGCGATGTCGGCGCGATCGTCGCGCTGATGCGCGAGCTCGCCGAGTTCGAGAAGCTCACGCACCTGTTCGTCGCGACCGAGGCCGATCTGGCCGACGCGCTGTTCGGCGAACGGCCGGCCGCCGAGGCGCTGGTCGCCGAACTGGACGGCGCGATCGTCGCGTATGCGCTGTTCTTCCACAACTATTCGACGTTCGTCGGCCGTCGCGGCCTGTATCTCGAGGATCTGTACGTGCAGCCGGCGCAACGCGGCACGGGGCTCGGCACCGCGCTGTTGCGGCACCTCGCCGCGCTCGCCGTCGAGCGCCGCTGCGCGCGCTTCGAATGGTCGGTACTCGACTGGAACCGCCCCGCGATCGACTTCTACGAGAAGATGGGCGCGACCGTGCTGCCCGACTGGCGCATCGTGCGCATGACCGGCGACGCGCTTCACGCGCTCGCCGCACGCTGA
- the rmuC gene encoding DNA recombination protein RmuC, whose product MTTTLLLAAIVVLAVALSVAVFAMLRGGGRDDAVVLGDQIEDAAHAQALAIERLERELRGEIVDNARGSRTELAGSFSQLQQTLATQLTSIATVQNNQIDGFAQQLAKLVAGNAQQFDAMRESVQRQAQQAREEQTVALRLFGDTLNRQLTQLTEANDRRIGEVRATLEQRLKEIETNNAAKLEEMRRTVDEKLHATLEQRLGESFKLVSDRLEQVHRGLGEMQTLAAGVGDLKKVLTNVKTRGTWGEVQLEALLEQMLTPDQYAKNVATVPKSSERVEFAIRLPGRDAGTRDAAPVWLPIDAKFPREDYERLIDAQERADAAAVEEAGRALEARVRMEARTIAEKYVAPPHTTDFALLFLPTEGLYAEILRRPGLTDLLQRDYRVTVAGPTTLTALLNSLQMGFRTLAIEQRSSEVWQVLGAVKSEFGKFGDVLARTKAQLETVTRSIEAAEQRTRVMGRKLKQVEALPDETAAGLLGAQAADGADADDA is encoded by the coding sequence ATGACCACGACGTTGTTGTTGGCGGCGATCGTCGTGCTGGCCGTCGCGCTGTCGGTGGCGGTGTTCGCGATGCTGCGCGGCGGCGGCCGCGACGATGCGGTCGTGCTCGGCGATCAGATCGAGGACGCCGCGCATGCGCAGGCGCTCGCAATCGAGCGGCTCGAACGCGAGCTGCGCGGCGAGATCGTCGACAACGCGCGCGGCTCGCGCACCGAGCTGGCCGGCAGTTTCTCGCAGCTGCAGCAGACGCTCGCGACGCAGCTCACGAGCATCGCGACCGTGCAGAACAACCAGATCGACGGCTTCGCGCAACAGCTCGCTAAGCTCGTCGCCGGCAACGCGCAGCAGTTCGACGCGATGCGCGAAAGCGTGCAGCGCCAGGCGCAGCAGGCGCGCGAGGAGCAGACGGTCGCGCTGCGGCTGTTCGGCGACACGCTGAACCGGCAGCTCACGCAACTGACCGAGGCCAACGACCGCCGGATCGGCGAAGTGCGCGCGACGCTCGAGCAGCGGCTGAAGGAAATCGAGACGAACAACGCGGCGAAGCTCGAGGAGATGCGCCGCACCGTCGACGAGAAGTTGCATGCGACGCTCGAACAGCGGCTCGGCGAATCGTTCAAGCTCGTCTCGGACCGTCTCGAGCAGGTGCACCGCGGGCTCGGCGAAATGCAGACGCTGGCGGCCGGCGTCGGCGACCTGAAGAAGGTGCTGACCAACGTGAAGACGCGCGGCACGTGGGGCGAGGTGCAGCTCGAGGCGTTGCTCGAGCAGATGCTCACGCCCGACCAGTACGCGAAGAACGTCGCGACCGTGCCGAAGAGCAGCGAACGCGTCGAATTCGCGATCCGGCTGCCCGGCCGCGACGCCGGCACGCGCGATGCGGCGCCGGTATGGCTGCCGATCGACGCGAAATTCCCGCGCGAGGACTACGAGCGGCTGATCGACGCGCAGGAGCGCGCCGATGCGGCGGCCGTCGAAGAAGCGGGGCGTGCGCTCGAAGCGCGGGTGCGGATGGAAGCGCGCACGATTGCCGAGAAATACGTCGCACCGCCGCACACCACCGATTTCGCGCTGCTGTTCCTGCCGACCGAGGGGCTCTATGCGGAGATCCTGCGCCGGCCGGGGCTGACCGACCTGCTGCAGCGCGACTACCGCGTGACGGTGGCCGGGCCGACGACGTTGACGGCGCTGCTCAACAGCCTGCAGATGGGGTTCCGCACGCTCGCGATCGAGCAGCGTTCGAGCGAGGTGTGGCAGGTGCTCGGCGCGGTGAAGAGCGAGTTCGGCAAGTTCGGCGATGTGCTCGCGCGCACGAAGGCGCAGCTCGAAACGGTCACGCGCTCGATCGAGGCGGCCGAGCAGCGCACGCGCGTGATGGGCCGCAAGCTGAAGCAGGTCGAGGCGTTGCCCGATGAGACGGCCGCTGGCCTGCTCGGCGCGCAGGCCGCCGACGGCGCCGATGCCGACGATGCGTAG